From the Meleagris gallopavo isolate NT-WF06-2002-E0010 breed Aviagen turkey brand Nicholas breeding stock chromosome 17, Turkey_5.1, whole genome shotgun sequence genome, one window contains:
- the BRAP gene encoding BRCA1-associated protein, producing the protein MAAESSGAIPACLEGKGPGERAAILHQHLGRREMTDIIIETIRPRADEAKAAMEARKSSEAASSEDKNKQDDQNKEREAAPDSPSKQLPDQISFFSGNPSVEIVHGIMHLYKTNKMTSLKEDVRRSAMLCILTVPATMTSHDLMKFVASFYEVIEHMKIIRDSTPNQYMVLIKFSSQADADSFYMACNGRQFNSIEEDVCQLVYVERAEVFKSEDGASLPVMDLTELPKCTVCLERMDESVNGILTTLCNHSFHSQCLQRWEDTTCPVCRYCQTPEPVEENKCFECGVQENLWICLICGHIGCGRYVSRHAYKHFEETQHTYAMQLTNHRVWDYAGDNYVHRLVASKTDGKIVQYECEGDMCQEEKIDALQLEYSYLLTSQLESQRIYWENKIVRIEKDTAEEINNMKTKFKETIEKCDSLEQRLNDLLKEKQSVERKCSQLNNKVAKLSNELKEEQELNKCLRANQALLQNKLKEEERVLKETCEQKDLQISEIQEQLRDVMFYLETQQKINHLPAETRQEIQEGQINIAVASSASSSTGGTGKPSSRRGRGKRGK; encoded by the exons ATGGCCGCGGAGAGCAGCGGGGCGATCCCGGCCTGTTTGGAGGGGAAGGGCCCCGGCGAGAGGGCGGCCATCCTGCACCAGCACCTGGGCCGCAGGGAGATGACCGACATCATCATCGAGACCATCCGGCCGCGGGCAG ATGAAGCAAAAGCTGCCATGGAAGCAAGAAAATCTTCAGAGGCTGCGTCGTCTgaggacaaaaataaacaggatGATCAAAACAAAGAGCGTGAGGCTGCTCCAGACTCGCCTTCAAAACAGCTCCCTGACCAGATTTCCTTCTTCAGCGGGAATCCGTCAGTTGAAATCGTTCATGGCATTATGCATctgtacaaaacaaa CAAGATGACCTCTCTAAAAGAAGACGTGAGGCGCAGTGCCATGCTGTGTATCCTCACAGTCCCTGCCACGATGACCAGTCACGACCTGATGAAGTTTGTGGCTTCTTTCTATGAAGTAATTGAGCACATGAAAATCATCCGAGACTCCACTCCCAACCAGTACATGGTGCTGATAAAGTTTAGCTCCCAG GCTGATGCAGATAGCTTTTACATGGCATGCAATGGTCGGCAGTTCAACTCCATAGAGGAGGATGTTTGCCAGCTCGTGTACGTGGAAAGGGCTGAAGTCTTCAAGTCGGAAGAt GGGGCCAGCCTGCCTGTGATGGATCTGACAGAGCTCCCAAAGTGCACGGTGTGCCTCGAGAGGATGGATGAGTCTGTGAACGGGATTCTTACCACTCTGTGTAACCACAGCTTTCATAGTCAGTGTCTGCAGCGGTGGGAGGACACCAC GTGTCCTGTCTGCAGATACTGCCAAACGCCAGAGCCAGTGGAAGAGAACAAATGTTTTGAGTGTGGAGTTCAAGAA AACCTCTGGATCTGTTTGATATGTGGGCACATAGGCTGTGGCCGATATGTGAGTCGCCATGCCTACAAGCACTTTGAGGAGACCCAGCACACCTATGCAATGCAGTTGACCAACCACAGAGTCTGGGATTATGCTGGAG ataACTACGTCCACCGACTGGTTGCAAGTAAAACTGATGGGAAGATAGTTCAGTATGAGTGCGAGGGAGATATGtgtcaggaagagaaaattgaTGCCTTACAATTAGAG TACTCATATTTGCTAACAAGCCAGCTGGAATCACAGAGAATCTATTGGGAAAACAAGATTGTCCGAATAGAAAAGGATACAGCTGAAGAg attAACAACATGAAGACCAAATTTAAAGAAACCATTGAGAAGTGTGACAGTCTGGAACAGAGGCTGAATGACTTGCTcaaagaaaagcagtctgtCGAAAGGAA GTGTTCTCAGCTGAATAACAAAGTGGCTAAGCTTTCCAATGAGCTGAAGGAAGAGCAAGAACTGAATAAGTGTTTGCGAGCAAATCAAGCCTTGCTTCAGAACAAGctaaaggaagaggagagagtgTTAAAGGAAACCTGTGAGCAGAAGGACCTGCAAATCTCAGAGATCCAGGAGCAGTTGCGAGATGTCATGTTCTACCTAGAGACACAACAGAAAATCAATCACCTCCCAGCTGAGACCCGGCAAGAGATTCAGGAAGGACAGATCAACATTGCGGTGGCTTCTTCTGCCAGCTCCTCCACGGGGGGCACGGGCAAGCCTTCTTCCAGGAGAGGCCGTGGCAAGAGGGGTAAATGA